From Xylocopilactobacillus apis, a single genomic window includes:
- a CDS encoding DegV family protein — translation MSKIQIVTDSSVRLSDEEIEKYHIEVVPLRIEVDGKNYIDGIDITPTEFVEKMKEAKNLPKTSQPSLGDFVGVYSKYASQDKTILSIHMLSSLSGTVNVAREAAKISHGDVTVVDSDFTDRAQGFQVLKAAEMAENGATMDEILKEIEQIKNETGLYLAFPTLTNLIKGGRISRVTGMMSTLIRLKLIIQLKDQELVPVKKTRSMRGIEQYFDELINKFTQIPDLHAVGLSHVDAYDYGKELEEKIHALRPEVPVFLSETGPVIATHTGEKAMAVIYY, via the coding sequence TTGAGTAAAATTCAAATTGTTACCGACTCTTCGGTTAGACTTAGTGATGAAGAAATTGAAAAATATCATATTGAAGTCGTTCCATTAAGAATTGAAGTTGATGGTAAAAACTATATTGATGGAATTGATATTACGCCGACAGAATTTGTCGAAAAAATGAAGGAAGCAAAAAACCTTCCAAAGACTAGTCAGCCATCATTAGGAGATTTTGTAGGCGTCTATAGTAAATACGCTAGTCAAGATAAAACGATTCTTTCTATCCATATGCTATCTTCATTAAGCGGGACAGTAAATGTTGCTCGTGAAGCAGCAAAAATTAGTCACGGAGACGTTACAGTGGTCGATAGTGATTTTACTGACCGTGCACAAGGATTTCAGGTTCTTAAAGCTGCTGAAATGGCAGAAAATGGTGCCACCATGGATGAAATTTTAAAAGAAATTGAACAAATTAAAAATGAAACAGGTCTTTATTTAGCTTTTCCAACGCTAACAAATTTAATTAAAGGCGGCAGAATTAGTAGAGTAACTGGAATGATGTCCACTTTAATCAGGTTAAAGCTTATTATTCAGTTAAAAGATCAAGAATTAGTACCAGTTAAAAAAACTCGAAGTATGAGGGGGATTGAGCAATATTTTGACGAATTAATTAATAAATTTACTCAGATTCCTGATTTACATGCAGTAGGACTTTCTCACGTTGATGCTTATGATTATGGCAAAGAACTGGAAGAAAAAATTCATGCACTAAGACCAGAAGTACCTGTCTTTTTATCTGAAACAGGGCCCGTTATTGCTACTCACACCGGAGAAAAGGCGATGGCGGTAATTTATTATTAA
- a CDS encoding CCA tRNA nucleotidyltransferase yields MIKEDFKNIPEKFQRALPIMNKLQSSGFEVYFVGGSLRDLLLNKPINDIDIATNALPEEVKKLFPHSFDTGIQHGTVTVVYKRENYEITTFRNDGDYLDHRHPENVKFVNDLREDLKRRDFSINALAMSPEGEIIDYYGGIEDLKNKIIKCVLNPYDRFEEDALRIFRAVRFTSQLNFSLENNTYLALKEKVSLLSNISIERIHSEFIKMMQGEGWQKGIELIKDSKIYEYMPDLQSNSIEKILNYEYKKIRFSDEVLIWAVLFILEIFPANQVNRVLNKWKTSNEIINNVNEILSFCQKYQKGILDYHLVYGLKRENIEKGIFILTKINNLKLVNNPLREYDLLPINSIKDLKITGNDLINEAGFKPGVHLGKMIKLIESQVLQEKLENDHRVMINFARENNV; encoded by the coding sequence ATGATTAAAGAAGATTTTAAAAATATTCCAGAAAAATTTCAAAGAGCACTTCCCATCATGAATAAACTTCAAAGCTCAGGCTTTGAGGTTTATTTTGTAGGAGGAAGTCTACGCGATCTTTTATTAAATAAACCAATTAATGATATTGATATTGCAACCAACGCTTTGCCCGAAGAGGTAAAAAAATTATTTCCCCATAGTTTTGATACTGGGATTCAGCATGGAACTGTTACAGTGGTTTATAAAAGAGAAAATTATGAAATAACAACTTTTCGTAATGATGGGGATTACCTCGATCATCGGCACCCTGAGAACGTCAAATTTGTTAATGATTTAAGGGAAGACTTAAAAAGAAGGGACTTTTCCATTAACGCTCTGGCAATGTCGCCTGAAGGAGAAATTATTGATTATTATGGTGGAATTGAAGATCTAAAAAATAAAATCATTAAATGTGTTTTAAATCCTTACGATCGTTTTGAAGAAGATGCTTTGAGAATATTTAGAGCAGTTCGTTTTACCAGTCAATTAAATTTTAGTTTAGAAAATAATACGTATTTAGCGTTAAAAGAAAAAGTGTCACTGCTTTCAAATATTTCAATTGAACGCATCCATAGTGAATTTATCAAAATGATGCAGGGCGAAGGATGGCAAAAAGGCATTGAGCTAATTAAAGATTCAAAAATTTATGAATATATGCCTGATCTTCAATCAAATAGCATCGAAAAAATTTTAAATTATGAATATAAAAAAATTAGATTTTCTGATGAAGTACTAATTTGGGCAGTTTTATTTATTTTAGAGATTTTTCCAGCTAACCAGGTTAACCGAGTATTAAATAAATGGAAAACATCTAACGAAATTATAAATAATGTTAATGAAATTCTTTCTTTTTGCCAAAAATATCAAAAAGGGATTTTGGATTATCATTTGGTATATGGATTAAAAAGAGAAAATATTGAAAAAGGAATTTTTATTTTAACTAAGATCAATAACTTAAAATTAGTTAATAATCCACTAAGGGAATATGACTTACTACCGATTAATAGTATTAAAGATTTAAAGATAACAGGTAACGATTTAATTAACGAAGCAGGTTTTAAGCCCGGAGTGCATTTAGGAAAAATGATAAAATTAATTGAGAGTCAAGTTTTACAAGAAAAATTGGAAAATGATCATCGAGTGATGATTAATTTTGCGAGGGAAAACAATGTCTGA
- a CDS encoding ribonuclease HII, giving the protein MKDQKKLSIPKIKERLKEKDVSPLFLHELKKDSRKSVQVLLKSYERKCELIRIKKLEYEQKSTFEAKFWSQNKIVAGVDEVGRGCLAGPVVCGAVVLDSRHPILGIDDSKKLSVRERERLSEEIKKYAICYSVAIISPKKIDQINILEASRLGMLQAVNKLKITPQELLIDAIHINSSIPQTDIVKGDARSVSIGAASIIAKVYRDALMTKYDSFYPEYNFKKNKGYGTKDHLSALEKYGITPIHRQSFSPVQKFNA; this is encoded by the coding sequence TTGAAAGACCAGAAGAAATTATCAATACCGAAGATTAAAGAGAGGCTGAAAGAGAAAGATGTTTCGCCTCTTTTTTTGCATGAGTTAAAAAAAGATTCACGCAAAAGTGTTCAAGTTTTATTAAAATCTTATGAGCGAAAATGTGAACTTATTAGAATTAAAAAACTTGAATATGAACAAAAAAGTACCTTTGAAGCTAAATTCTGGAGTCAAAATAAAATAGTTGCCGGTGTTGATGAAGTTGGTAGAGGTTGTCTGGCAGGTCCTGTCGTGTGTGGGGCAGTTGTTTTAGATTCTAGGCATCCAATTTTAGGAATTGATGATTCTAAAAAGTTGTCAGTTAGAGAACGTGAACGTTTGTCTGAAGAAATAAAAAAGTATGCTATTTGTTATAGCGTAGCCATAATTTCTCCAAAAAAAATTGATCAAATTAATATTTTGGAAGCGAGTCGGCTAGGAATGCTCCAAGCGGTTAATAAATTAAAAATTACACCGCAAGAACTTTTAATAGATGCGATTCATATTAATTCTTCTATTCCTCAAACGGATATTGTTAAAGGCGATGCAAGAAGTGTAAGTATTGGAGCAGCCAGCATTATTGCTAAAGTTTACCGTGATGCCTTGATGACAAAGTATGATTCATTCTACCCAGAGTATAATTTCAAAAAAAATAAAGGATACGGCACAAAAGATCATTTATCAGCGCTTGAAAAATATGGAATTACCCCGATTCATCGTCAAAGTTTTTCACCCGTTCAAAAATTTAATGCGTAA
- the trhA gene encoding PAQR family membrane homeostasis protein TrhA, translated as MKTTTAINNYEHEIQMEKLTEFLNALTHGFAFMMSIFATVLLVQKSKGSPHLLYPFLIFGISLIILYAASTLFHSLIFTPAKKILQKIDHISIYVLMAGSYTPYALVAIGGIKGIILLAIIYIICLLGAIYKLSYLGKFKILETLAYIAIGWISVLYYKPLLASLGPIGVGLLILGGLAYSLGTIFYGWRNLLFHHVIWHLFVMAGSLFMFLSVYYFL; from the coding sequence ATGAAAACGACAACCGCAATCAATAATTACGAACATGAAATACAAATGGAAAAATTAACCGAATTTCTTAATGCCTTAACACATGGTTTTGCATTTATGATGTCCATTTTTGCAACCGTTCTACTAGTTCAAAAATCAAAAGGCAGCCCCCACTTACTATACCCCTTTTTGATTTTTGGGATTTCGTTAATTATTTTATATGCTGCATCAACATTATTCCATAGTTTAATTTTTACGCCAGCTAAGAAAATTCTCCAAAAAATTGACCACATTAGTATATACGTTCTAATGGCTGGATCATATACTCCGTATGCTTTAGTTGCAATTGGCGGGATAAAAGGGATTATTTTACTGGCAATTATTTATATAATCTGTTTACTTGGAGCTATCTATAAATTATCTTATCTTGGAAAATTTAAGATTTTAGAAACTCTGGCATACATTGCTATTGGATGGATTAGCGTTTTATATTATAAGCCACTCCTAGCTTCTTTAGGACCTATTGGGGTCGGGCTTTTGATTCTAGGTGGTTTAGCCTACTCGCTTGGAACAATTTTTTACGGTTGGAGAAATTTGTTATTTCATCATGTAATTTGGCATTTATTTGTAATGGCCGGAAGCCTATTCATGTTTTTATCAGTTTATTATTTTCTTTAA
- a CDS encoding GDSL-type esterase/lipase family protein, with product MQGKKLAFLKAILFFLIICLITFLGLSVFVPRPKNIKQVETPQRTIEYAAIGDSITRGIGDTNKNEGFVGALKDRVETEDHLIVKTHNFGYTGKTSSQIKKRIFSDSNLRKSVVDSKLITLDMGGNDMIYTIQNNFFKLEKKEFIPKAQLFKKNMTESLKELRRLNPKANIIVIGIYNPFYLYFNDIKDLNNLFEEWNNIIVEIVHKNPKTFYQDTNNFINSKSAKKTVDGKIINRYLSKSDDVHPNGLGYSLIANELFNLIKKYKLI from the coding sequence ATGCAAGGAAAAAAATTAGCTTTTTTAAAAGCAATTTTGTTTTTTTTAATAATTTGTTTGATAACTTTTCTTGGTTTAAGTGTTTTTGTTCCCCGTCCAAAAAATATTAAACAAGTTGAGACTCCTCAAAGAACTATCGAATATGCAGCGATTGGTGATTCAATTACGCGTGGAATTGGTGATACCAACAAGAACGAAGGTTTTGTTGGAGCACTTAAAGATCGAGTTGAGACTGAAGACCATCTTATAGTTAAAACTCATAATTTTGGCTATACCGGGAAGACTTCCAGTCAGATCAAAAAGCGGATATTCTCTGATTCAAATTTAAGAAAATCGGTTGTTGATTCTAAATTAATTACGCTTGATATGGGCGGAAACGACATGATTTATACTATTCAAAATAATTTTTTTAAGTTAGAAAAAAAAGAATTCATCCCTAAAGCTCAGCTATTTAAGAAAAATATGACGGAATCCTTAAAAGAATTAAGAAGACTTAATCCTAAGGCAAATATAATAGTAATTGGAATTTATAACCCATTTTATTTGTATTTTAATGATATTAAGGATCTAAATAATCTTTTTGAGGAGTGGAATAATATAATTGTTGAAATTGTTCATAAAAATCCGAAAACTTTTTATCAAGATACAAACAATTTTATTAATAGCAAATCTGCCAAAAAAACTGTTGATGGTAAAATAATTAATCGATATTTATCAAAATCTGATGATGTTCATCCCAACGGTTTGGGTTATAGTTTAATTGCAAATGAATTATTTAATTTAATTAAAAAATATAAATTAATTTAG
- a CDS encoding thymidylate synthase yields MSEKTYLELAQEILTTGNKKDDRTKTGTLSLFGRQLRFDLSEGFPILTTKRVPFSLIKSELLWFIHGDTNIRYLLQNNNHIWDEWAFEKYIQSNDYHGPDMTDFGNRSQHDENFKKIYEAEIKKFTENILADVNFAKQYGNLGNIYGKQWRAWKTSRGTHIDQLQEAIETIKHHPDSRRIIVTAWNPEDVPTMALPPCHTMYQFYVDHGKLSLQMYQRSADLFLGVPFNIASYALLNHLIANLTNLKVGELIIDFGDVHIYLNHLKQFEQQLQNPILSMPEIKINPNVKSIDDYQIDDIELLNYHSAGKISAPVAV; encoded by the coding sequence ATGTCTGAAAAAACATATCTTGAGTTAGCACAGGAAATTTTAACAACGGGAAATAAAAAAGATGATCGCACAAAAACTGGTACACTGAGCCTTTTTGGCAGACAGCTTAGATTTGATTTAAGTGAAGGATTTCCCATTTTGACTACTAAAAGAGTACCTTTTTCTTTGATTAAAAGCGAGCTATTGTGGTTTATTCACGGAGATACCAATATTAGATATTTATTACAAAATAATAATCACATTTGGGATGAATGGGCTTTTGAGAAGTACATTCAAAGTAACGATTACCACGGACCTGATATGACAGACTTTGGCAATCGGTCGCAGCATGACGAAAATTTTAAAAAAATTTATGAAGCAGAAATAAAAAAATTTACAGAAAACATCCTTGCAGATGTTAATTTTGCTAAACAATATGGAAATTTAGGCAATATTTACGGCAAACAATGGCGGGCTTGGAAAACGTCAAGAGGCACTCATATTGATCAGCTTCAAGAAGCAATCGAAACAATCAAGCATCATCCTGATTCACGCCGAATAATTGTCACGGCGTGGAATCCAGAAGATGTTCCTACAATGGCGCTGCCGCCTTGTCATACGATGTATCAGTTTTATGTTGATCATGGTAAGTTATCTTTACAAATGTATCAGCGTTCAGCAGATTTATTTTTAGGCGTACCCTTTAATATTGCTAGTTACGCTTTACTTAATCATTTAATTGCGAATTTGACTAACTTAAAAGTGGGAGAATTAATTATCGATTTTGGAGATGTGCATATTTATTTAAACCATCTGAAACAATTTGAACAGCAGTTACAAAATCCGATTTTATCAATGCCGGAAATAAAAATAAATCCTAATGTAAAAAGTATTGATGACTATCAAATTGATGATATCGAACTTTTAAATTATCATTCTGCTGGAAAAATTTCTGCTCCGGTGGCTGTATGA
- a CDS encoding YpmS family protein — protein MNIWKWLFIGLVGIICGLSLFLYSRLFLEKPAYHKVETTISKKSPNFQVVMNKKQFNSIVNEYLTKLNSKDLRLNFVLSDDAQLTGTIKIFGQPLRFRLIMNVSVLANKDLLLKPEVVSMGNLNISLKRVLQLIETQVKLPKFISIDSKNVEVVIALEKIQFNKNLSFRVDAVDLANDRIVFNGYLNK, from the coding sequence ATAAATATTTGGAAGTGGCTATTTATAGGGTTAGTCGGAATAATATGTGGCTTATCCCTTTTTCTATATAGTCGACTTTTTCTTGAAAAACCGGCATATCATAAAGTTGAGACAACGATTAGTAAAAAAAGTCCTAATTTTCAAGTTGTCATGAACAAAAAGCAATTTAATTCAATTGTAAATGAATATTTAACTAAGTTAAATTCCAAAGATTTACGTTTAAATTTTGTTTTAAGTGACGATGCCCAATTAACTGGGACAATTAAGATTTTTGGTCAACCGCTTCGTTTTAGATTGATTATGAATGTATCTGTGTTAGCAAATAAAGATTTATTGTTAAAACCGGAAGTTGTTTCAATGGGTAATTTAAATATTTCCCTAAAGCGGGTTCTTCAGTTGATTGAAACACAAGTAAAGCTTCCAAAATTCATTTCAATTGATTCTAAAAATGTAGAAGTTGTGATTGCATTAGAAAAAATTCAGTTTAATAAAAATCTAAGTTTTAGAGTTGATGCGGTTGATTTAGCAAATGATCGAATAGTATTTAATGGTTATCTTAATAAATAA
- the ylqF gene encoding ribosome biogenesis GTPase YlqF, which produces MTGEWFPGHMAKTKRLLTEKKKEIDLALILLDARAPISSINQYLNEVFIDKPKIYLLNKTDLADPEITQLWLDYFRETNQQVLTINAAKGSGLRSVVKAAESTVLNSKKKYVNLGLKNIPVRSAIIGIPNVGKSTLLNRIMNKKSAVVQNKPGLTRNLLWYKVNDHFKILDTPGMLWPKFESPETGYKIALLNSIANYIYDPEKVVDFLLQTVSQYYPEKSQMYFNNCSSWIQFMEGHDVDDTAKKAEEIINDFRTLKYGKITLERPEEIINTED; this is translated from the coding sequence ATGACAGGTGAATGGTTCCCTGGCCATATGGCCAAAACAAAAAGATTATTAACTGAGAAGAAAAAAGAGATTGATTTAGCTTTAATTCTTTTAGATGCTCGCGCACCTATTAGTTCAATTAATCAGTATTTGAATGAAGTTTTTATAGATAAACCAAAGATTTATCTTTTAAACAAAACTGATCTGGCAGATCCCGAAATCACTCAACTTTGGCTTGACTATTTTCGTGAGACTAATCAGCAGGTTTTAACAATTAATGCTGCAAAAGGATCTGGCCTTAGATCGGTTGTTAAGGCTGCTGAATCAACAGTTCTAAATAGTAAAAAGAAGTACGTTAATCTTGGGTTAAAGAATATTCCGGTGCGTTCAGCGATAATCGGCATTCCCAATGTTGGTAAGTCAACGCTGCTTAATAGAATTATGAATAAGAAGTCGGCAGTGGTTCAAAATAAACCGGGATTAACAAGAAATTTACTTTGGTATAAAGTTAACGACCATTTTAAAATTTTAGATACCCCTGGCATGTTGTGGCCTAAATTTGAGAGCCCTGAAACGGGGTATAAAATAGCTTTATTAAATTCAATTGCTAATTACATTTATGACCCTGAAAAAGTAGTTGATTTTTTACTACAAACAGTTAGCCAATACTATCCAGAAAAATCTCAAATGTATTTTAACAATTGTTCATCATGGATTCAGTTTATGGAAGGTCATGATGTTGATGACACTGCAAAAAAAGCAGAAGAAATTATTAATGATTTTAGAACTTTGAAATATGGAAAAATAACCCTTGAAAGACCAGAAGAAATTATCAATACCGAAGATTAA
- a CDS encoding dihydrofolate reductase, with amino-acid sequence MIAMIWAQDQNGLIGNSKTNQLPWPKMSEDLNYLKEVTTGQIVVMGRKTFESLPNGPLKNRINVVLTSQNLKSDVLIINKIDEIKEIEKENPNHDIFILGGIHVYQGAIPFAQRFYRTTIDGNFEGDLYMPEINYKLYKKISTKDVLSSKGYKLTFEVFDKID; translated from the coding sequence ATGATTGCAATGATTTGGGCGCAAGATCAAAATGGATTAATTGGTAATAGTAAAACCAATCAGCTTCCTTGGCCTAAAATGTCAGAGGATCTAAACTATTTAAAAGAAGTTACCACCGGGCAGATCGTTGTAATGGGACGTAAGACATTTGAATCCCTGCCCAACGGGCCGTTAAAAAATCGAATTAATGTTGTTTTAACAAGTCAAAATTTAAAATCTGATGTATTGATCATTAATAAGATTGATGAAATTAAAGAAATTGAGAAAGAAAATCCAAATCATGATATTTTTATCTTAGGCGGGATTCATGTTTATCAAGGAGCAATTCCTTTTGCTCAAAGATTTTATCGAACAACGATTGATGGTAATTTTGAAGGTGATCTCTACATGCCTGAAATAAACTATAAATTATATAAAAAAATAAGCACCAAAGATGTGCTTAGTTCTAAAGGTTATAAATTAACTTTTGAAGTATTTGATAAAATAGATTAA
- a CDS encoding S41 family peptidase translates to MNNTDNSHSNSKIRTFLVGILVLAIGVLIGFFIPHTQKPVTERHSESSETQKSTKKESNDDYLSQVKNLIKTKYYQPVDETKLTNGSIKGMLDSLDDPYTTYLDKQEAQSLTDTISSSIVGIGVTVMEKNKLIVVDSTVSGTPAKKAGIRSKDIIVKVNGKSVLGKRSTEVTKLIRGKKGTSVTVTVRRGSKDIDFKMTRDTIPIETVKHKMLTKNIGYLSVSTFSNPTTSEFKKAITSLRKSGAKKFVVDMRGNPGGELKQALSMSSMFVKDGKTIMQVQGRQKSDLTVYDAGPKMDGGFKVTEPTVVLIDGDSASAAEIFTAALKSSNIPVVGKKSFGKGTVQSVVELPDDAELKMTIAKWLTPDGSWIHHKGIKPDYVVNYPEYTNLIINDVKKPLKKGDVSGNVKTIQKGLLALGYQPGNQKGIFDDATENAVKDFQTKRKISVNGTIDESTVQEVLRALSELEQKQDPMQKKAIDLLQN, encoded by the coding sequence ATGAATAATACGGATAATTCTCATTCTAATAGCAAAATTCGGACTTTTTTAGTTGGAATTTTAGTTTTAGCAATTGGGGTTTTAATAGGTTTTTTCATCCCCCATACCCAAAAACCTGTAACAGAACGTCATTCTGAAAGTTCTGAGACACAAAAGTCGACAAAAAAAGAATCGAATGATGATTATTTAAGTCAAGTAAAAAATTTAATTAAAACAAAATATTATCAGCCCGTTGATGAAACAAAATTAACTAATGGGTCAATTAAAGGAATGCTTGATAGTCTAGATGATCCTTATACTACATATTTAGATAAGCAGGAGGCCCAATCTTTAACTGACACAATATCCTCTAGTATTGTGGGAATTGGTGTGACAGTGATGGAAAAAAATAAGTTAATTGTTGTTGACAGCACCGTCAGTGGGACACCAGCAAAAAAAGCCGGAATTAGATCTAAAGATATCATCGTTAAGGTTAATGGAAAATCGGTTCTCGGAAAAAGGTCAACTGAAGTCACTAAATTAATTAGAGGTAAAAAAGGAACTTCTGTTACTGTTACGGTAAGAAGGGGCAGTAAAGATATTGATTTTAAGATGACCAGAGATACTATTCCAATTGAAACTGTTAAGCACAAAATGCTGACAAAAAATATCGGATATTTATCGGTATCAACTTTTTCAAATCCTACAACGAGCGAATTTAAAAAGGCTATTACTAGTTTACGTAAGTCAGGGGCTAAGAAATTCGTTGTTGATATGAGAGGAAATCCTGGTGGTGAATTAAAACAAGCTCTTTCAATGTCCAGTATGTTCGTGAAAGATGGGAAAACCATTATGCAGGTTCAAGGAAGGCAAAAGAGTGATTTAACTGTTTATGATGCTGGTCCTAAAATGGATGGAGGATTTAAAGTTACTGAACCAACAGTTGTTTTAATTGATGGCGATAGTGCTAGTGCTGCTGAAATATTTACCGCAGCTTTAAAATCAAGTAATATTCCCGTTGTTGGCAAAAAGTCTTTTGGTAAAGGAACGGTTCAATCAGTTGTAGAGTTACCTGATGATGCTGAGTTAAAAATGACGATTGCTAAATGGCTAACCCCCGATGGAAGTTGGATTCATCACAAAGGAATTAAGCCCGATTATGTGGTAAATTATCCCGAATATACCAATTTAATTATTAATGATGTTAAAAAGCCTTTAAAGAAAGGCGATGTTTCAGGAAATGTTAAAACAATTCAAAAAGGCTTGTTAGCTCTAGGGTACCAACCAGGAAATCAAAAAGGTATTTTTGATGATGCTACAGAAAATGCAGTTAAAGATTTTCAAACAAAAAGAAAAATTAGTGTAAATGGCACAATCGATGAAAGTACAGTACAGGAAGTTTTACGTGCTTTGAGTGAGTTGGAACAAAAACAAGATCCAATGCAGAAAAAGGCAATAGATTTATTACAAAATTAG
- the lepB gene encoding signal peptidase I: MAQYLTVKSRARRKYLKSQANKTERLLYYIQLLFVSLINIIVVLVIFTFFFRNSIVDGDSMRPTFENKDQNILRKFGKIKRFDIIVFNPPKGYAGINPKDHFIKRVIGLPGDKITFKDNKLYINGKKYSETFLKDIDDSKDVTVDFKMEDLPATNHTKKVPADSYFVMGDNRAHSSDSRYFGFVKSNRIDGIVFFRFSPISKFRFF, from the coding sequence TTGGCCCAATACTTAACAGTGAAAAGTCGAGCACGTCGAAAATATTTAAAAAGTCAGGCTAACAAAACCGAACGGCTGCTTTACTATATTCAATTACTGTTCGTTTCCTTAATTAATATTATTGTTGTATTAGTAATTTTTACGTTCTTTTTTAGAAATTCGATCGTTGATGGGGATTCCATGCGCCCAACTTTTGAAAATAAAGACCAAAATATTTTACGTAAATTTGGTAAAATTAAACGTTTTGATATTATTGTTTTTAATCCCCCTAAAGGATATGCGGGCATAAATCCTAAAGATCATTTTATTAAAAGGGTGATCGGATTACCTGGAGATAAAATTACCTTTAAAGATAATAAACTCTATATTAACGGTAAAAAGTATTCAGAAACATTTTTAAAAGATATTGATGATAGTAAAGATGTTACCGTCGATTTTAAGATGGAAGATCTTCCCGCAACAAATCACACAAAAAAAGTACCTGCAGATAGCTATTTTGTAATGGGTGATAATAGAGCTCATTCTTCAGACAGCCGCTATTTCGGGTTTGTTAAAAGTAATCGGATTGACGGAATTGTGTTCTTCCGTTTTTCTCCGATTTCTAAGTTTAGGTTTTTTTAA